The Humulus lupulus chromosome 7, drHumLupu1.1, whole genome shotgun sequence region AATTAGGTTGGAAAAATTTTATTGAAAAATTTAATCTTGCAACAAAAAGAAATTATGATCGAAAGCAAATGAAAAATCATTGGGATAATGTTAAAAAAGAGTGGCAACTATGGGATTCATTACTTAGAGGAGAGACTGGACTTGGTTGGGACATACAGAGGCAAACAGTTGATGCTCCAGATGAATGGTGGGATGCAAAGTTACAAGTAGGTTTCTTTACAAAGCTcttataattatgattttttttataattaataatcttactatatatattttgtttcctAATTAATAAATCATCAACAGAAATATCCGGATGCTGCTAAATTTCGAGTGAGAGGTTTAGAACATTCTTTCAAACTGGATGAATTGTTTAGAGATGTTACTGCTACAGGAGCTAGAGCTTGGGCACCAACCTCTGGTTCACTACCTCCTTTATACACCGAGGATCATAATGATATagagattgatgagaatttggagGAAAGTGATCATGAGGGAGTGGGTGATCCAATGAAAAAAGAGACTAAATTACTTGGTCCAAATAGAAAGCAATTTAAGAAGGGAAAAAAGAATAATTCTACAACATCAAAGTTGTCCAAACAACTTGATGAGATTTGTGAGGCGATCAAAAATAGGAGTTCATACATACGTACCGATCCACCGGGATGTAGTGTTCAAGAAGTTATCGATAAGTTAGTTACACTTCCAGATTGTGAACCAATGAGCCCTCTTTTCAAAGTTGGTACTTCCTTGTTCACAAAGAAAGCAAATAGGGAAATTTTTGTAGCTTTGAAGGAGCCTAAATATCAAATTGAATGGCTGAAAGAACAAGAGTTCGATTTCTAAGTtagattttatttgttttttttttcttgtcgaACATTGTGGTTTGTTTATTTCTTGAACAATGTAGTTTGTTTATTTCTTGAACAACgttgtttgttttgtttcttgaaTTTAATATTTATGAAAGACACAATatgttttctaattttttaattatcttttttattttatataatccaaaataatacaattttatattatatgtttacatGTTTATCTTTTTTAAAGTGTATTATATCACACTCATTTatcttataaataaaaattatgtacatTTTTTCAAATACAGAATGGATAGTGACACAAATTCAGAAGACATGAATGAAGAATATATACAACAAGTCATAGCAGAAGAAATGGAAATTGATGAACTTGTCCTTGTTGTTGCAAGAACATCAgtatattataataattttttggtTAAGGAACCATGTAGAAATTCACCTCACACTGGCTGGAAATTTATGATGGAAATTATGGATGGAAATGGTCGACGATGTCATGAGATGTTTCGAATGGAAAAACATGTTTTTTGTAAACTGTGTGATAGATTGAGAAGTTATGGACTAAAATCTAGTAAAGGTGTGAGACTAGAAGAGTCAGTTGgtatgtttatgatgattttaGGACATGGTGCAGGAAATAGAAtgattcaagagcattttcagcATTCAGGTGAAACTGTTAGTAGGCACTTTTCAAATGTATTGGAAAAAATGAGTATGCTTGCTTTGGATGAAATTAGACCACCTGAAGATTTTGATGAAGTCCCATATTATATACGAAACAATCCTAGATATTGGCCATACTTTAAGGTATGAATACGTCATCtccatatgcatatatatatatatatattaactccCTATGTAGATtttgattttataatttttatcaaATTGTTATTAATAGGATTGTATTGGAGCAATAGACGGAACACATGTTCGAGTTTCACTTCCAGTAGATAAACAAATACCATACATTGGAAGAAAGGGTTGTCCTACACAAAATATTATGGCTGTATGTGGATTTGATATGTTATTCACATTTGTATGGGCGGGTTGGGAAGGAACAGCACATGATACTCGTATATTTCTTGAAGCATTAAGAAATACACATCTTAATTTTCCTAAACCACCCAATGGTATGTTGTaatcatttatattatttttgtgaatatgatttgaaattttttaaaaatgataattttttttttattgtaggtAAGTATTACTTAGTTGATGCAGGGTATCCAAATATAAAAGGTTATTTAGCTCCATATAAAGGGACAAGATACCATCTTCCTCAATTTCAACAAGGTAGTCAACCTAGTGGCTCTAAAGAAGTATTTAACCACGCTCATTCATCATTACGCAGTGTTATTGAACGCTGTTTTGGTGTATGGAAAGCacgatgggaaattttgcaacgAATGCCAAATTATAAGTTTGATAAACAAGTAGCTATTGTTACAGCTTCAATGGCTTTACATAATTTTATCAGGAGAGAGACCATTAATGACATAGAGTTCCCATCTTgtgatgaaacaaatgatgattTTGTAAATGACGATAACCCAAATATTAACTTAGTAAGAGATGAGAGTGAAATGGGAGTTATTCGTGATAAAATCGCAGCTGAACTCATGCTTAAATAAACATGagtattaatttttgtttatgattatgtaatAATTAAAGATTTATTTTTGTGCACATGGTTAATTTtgcttatatttttatttttattttttatgattgcaaaaaaaaattaatattattgttatttttatggACAAAATTGACATATATTATTTTGTAAGAGCTTTTATATTATACTTACCAAACACTTTCAAAAGCTCTTTAATGGAAAAAAAAGCTCTTTTAAAACATAAATCCAAACACTAATTTAAAAGCTCAAACTTTTACTTCTTTTCTTCTAGTAtccaaaagtaaaagtaaaagatATCCCAAACAAGCCCATTGTGTATGAGATTAGTCGTGCATAAAGATGTAATAACGACTCTAAAAAGTAAATCAATGTGCCAAACAACTTTACATAAATATTTGAGAAATTTACATAATACACTTAATTTCGcccaattttttgtttttaaggaGATTTTTACATTTTTAAGTTTTTGCCCGTTTTTCttcttttgtgttgtttttttagttgtttcTGTGCTGTTTCAGTTTATGTATAGTTattttcatgttgttttttagttatttCAGATTATGTAaagttgtttttgtgttgtttttttagttgtttaagtttatgtatagCTGTTATGTTGTTGCGTTTATGTCTAATTTGTATTTagttgttttaagatattttttttaaaacgtgTTAGTATACAGTGAGTTGACTTCTAGTTGTTgtctaattattatttttagttattttttaacgTGTTAGTATGCAGTGTGTTGATGTCTAGTTGTTATCAAATCGTTGTTTTTTTAcaccgtatttttgtaaataaaaaacttaaggtagtatttttcaagaaaaaaaccgtaaaaaagtaataaaacaaaaaaaatatatatttatgaaaaaatccctAAATATTTTTTGAATAATAGTTATTAGGAACTTCTTACTTTTATTATtactatattttatatttttgggtgctattttttttttttttttaaattttatcaataccTCTATTCAATTATAACCTATTGATTATAATACAATTAGTTTAGTCCTAAATGTATTCTAATAGAAGTTTTATTGTATAAGGCTCAtttgttttaatattataatttaaaaattattttaatattagaaTGTGAATAGAATGATAATTATAAAAATGTcatcaatatatataattttttaaaataatttatgaaGTACATTTCTACTTCTTATGAAAGTATTGATAACAATTATGTTggtcttattttaattttaccCTTATTGGCAACGACTTTAAGTATTACGTATGAAGGTAATTATGGTATTCTTGGAACGACGCTACCCTTATTTTGGTTtgagaaattatagtaaatgacccaaaataatggcatgaagaagctaatgtcctcatttttaaaattgtagagaaatgacCATTTTATAGTGTTGATTACCTAAGTTATCATTTTGCACCAAGCCCTAAGTGAATATTAGGGTTTACCTAAGGCTAAAGAGGTTAAAGAAGGTAAGGGTAAATGTGGAATTTTGCTATACTAATTTGTTGTATTGGGTCggttgttgatttttttttaaaactgagacatttatctaaataataattgtTTTGAGAGCTATTTTTCTCGTTGCCCGGGAGTTGTTTATGTGTATATACTTTCTTGGTAGAAATTCATtggaaataaaaattaattactagCCTGATTATTAGTCAAAAGTGCATATTTATTCAATATAGAAATAAACTAagattaaattgatatttttttttggaaTTAATAGGATATATTCTgatatttgaaattaattaattaatttatttatattttttcagaAAATGAAGTATATTTTGGTATTTTGAGATGAagagaaaataaaagaattaaagcTGAAAAGAGAATAAAAAATATTGGCATTTTTTAAGTATAAAAGCTCAAAAATAAAGTTGGTATTTTCGCAATCCAAAGCCCAAAAGAGAATAGCCCAACCCGTTCTCTCTTATCCTAAGCCTGCTGCGTGTGCACCGGGCAATCAatcaacataataataataacttataatataatatattagtCACAACTAGGGGTGGCAATTTAGGTCACGACACGACacaattaaggtaaacacgaacacgacacatttaataatcatgtcgtgttcgtgtttaccttaatcgtgtcatgtcataatcgtgttgacccgtttagtaatcgtgtcgtgtcataatcgtgtcagacacgataacacgaataatttgcataggttaatatgatttttttcatatagttatgattaatcgtgttatcgtgttgTGTCGTGTTGATCCGTTTAATAATCgcgtcgtgttcgtgtttgattagtggtgaaaaatacacatttgttgattttaattgtcaaaataaattaagttttaattcatattttcatggaattaatatgatttattttataaatgaaaatatttgattatgatttaatttattgttattttgtaggaattaaatttgtattttgacactttgaaatgaagagaaaagaaaataattaaatctaaaaaaaaaaagaatagaaatgGCATTCTTGAAGAGACGCAGCCCAGCATCCCTTTGGCCCAAAGAGCCCAACACGCCCCAGCCACCTGGCGGCCTCTCCACGCGCCACCTGTCAGAATGCTCCAGTAGCTCTTCACGCCCATGCAGCCTTCCCTCCTTCAACGCAGCTTCAACATCTCACGCCCAAGGATCCCAGCAAGCCCAACAACCACAGACCCAGCCTTTGACCCACGTAAGTCTCCAGCGGCCCAAATCGCAGCAACCCATCAGCCTTCTCTTCAACCCAGCCGCCCACGTGGCACGTTTTCATTGGctgaaaatgggtcaaaacccacttctgTCACctgccaccttcaacccatattttgtgggcattgggccttgcaaaattgcaattttgagctttaaagctcatcttttttggtattttagaaaaatgacattttgaccatacaccaagataattaggttaatatttataataagatttgatttttcaaaaaatcatattttattattaatatttcagatttattttgtaaaccctattttgttgtttaatttctttttagtcattttctccatctataaatagggactcccacttcacaatttctatgtaatttttaggtagcaaaactctaccaaattttagtctcatttttcatattttatctctagaatttcatgagaatgtctagcataataggctaaccttcttaggaaggttaggatgatcctatatgcactataaCTTTGTTtagtatttttgattcaccatgtgcttaaagtttatatatttgagtgatttattttctttcacctctacttcttcatcttgttatctatatttatgtttactaatagtatatagattttgtcaagcactttctatgtattatcaaattagtgaaaataatatagataatatatttatcattttctccatctcattcatatatatttacttttgctaaaatctatatagaattagtcatgctttttctatgtattttataaatagtaaaagtaatatttgtgttagtttttatgtccaatcttttattgcattattgccaatggtataatgtcatttttagatttctcataagaatTATCTCATCATTTCATAgtaaagaatattaatcacttgaatacatttttgtaaaatatatttgtgcttcaatgttaatcttccaaatgaatagttgggatatgagctatccatttgtgtaatttttgtgaatcaaagatcctaataaataagtatgcatattggtgactattgatccttcctacttgttacctattgttacatcacactttattctatctttatttctaatctttaaatttaaaaaacaacaaaattatcacttgttctattttcctcacattatttatctctaaactttatttattgattaactttatttctttgcctcatTGTGAAATCGACCGCCtgatctatactacgactaccgctaagtggaagtcacgtttgggcgttaaacaaattttggcgtcgTTACCGGGGAtgtaatagtgaaaaaaaaagtttttcaataaattttgcaaaagagtaagtaattctatcattttctttttgtgtatACTTCTCTAAGATTTTCTTTAGATTTTTCTTATTTActctaaaaaaaaagaaaaaaaatcaatatcattttttttaattgttcctttttagttagtttttcatttttttttacattgttgtactataaaaagaaaaaaaatattgtcaTCCTTTCTTTTCTAGGATTTGTTAGTTttattcttagtttattttgttgttatttttcttttgttatttttttccttttccttctttctctcttttctttattattgttgaaattttttttaaaaaaaaacttgtgtgtgtatttagtttcttttttttttttttaatttattttgggtatcttattttattctatttttctccTTTTTTTATTGTAGTAGgaaaaaaaacttgaaaaaatgTATGTAAATTGGTTGCTTAACTATTTGTTagcttagttttaattaattaatttttttattttaattattggtTCCTTAGTTAATTGGTTGCTTATATTTTCTTAgtttaattttcatttattttttttattttaattatttgtgtttaggattagttacaatttttttttctatcttactttggtactattttttttatgtgtttgtaggattactttaatttttttttgtttacttagTTTTTCCTCATTTTTGAAAAAATGTTACtttcttagaattttttttagcccttttattcatttgttttattttttttcaataatatttTGTTAGGCTTTGTGAGCATCTTATTTCTTGTGTTTcgatcattttatttatttattatttctagGTTCgtctctttattattattttttagccctttatttatttattaatttttgttattagttttttttaatttttaggttttaaatcttaaaaaaacaaaaaaaatcataaaatacaaaataataataataataataataaaaacaaagcttgttttgtcaacataagcaatttttgctcaAATGCCAATTTGAGTAAAGTTCCATCTATGCTTACTTGGTAACCTCGGGGTGTTCTAGTAAGTGTTGGTTGTAAGAGGACCGTTTTTGTGAATTGTGACCCCTTCACAATTATCTCGCAACCGCGGGGAGTTCTAGATAAAGTGTGGGTCTTAAGTGAGATCGTTCTAAAAATCTCAAATCGACCTGGaaacaagtaaaacaaaaaaaaaaaaatcaaaaatcaaaaataaaaaaaaaatcataaaaacaaaatttaaaaagaaaatgaatgatgaagagaaaAAACGTTTCGAGCTGTATTTTTCGATGTATTATCCTTCAGTTAGAAACAACCATAATtttctagtgctactgagggtactagctgtttttaggagtgcatgcaaacttagtgtaagagaatACCGAGAACTTGAGGTCTTAAAAACTAAGTTTGAAAGAGAAAATTACGAGATTCCCGAGGTAGATTATGATGAACGTTATTGTGACTTTGAAAGAGCcgaccataggaatcataattctagttggaccaaccccatagattttagttggaagcctgagtacaactaccatgcaccgcCTCCCATagattttgaccaaaattttcctAACTTCCCACATGAACCTCCATATAATGTTTGCACTAATACGAATTCCTTAGAGGACACTTTGCACACATTTATAGAAGAGCAAAGAGAATTCAATAAACAATTTGGggaagattttagggaaactagtactcaactttcaGAATTGACCAACGTTATCCTCGTTTCCAGTCAGGCGCCCGGATTCGCGTTTCAGGCCCACGGGCTGGCCCAATAAgtttgggcccagcccaggcccgtttGGCAAGAAGTATAATGGATATCGATGACTCGATTCTAGGTGAGGCCCGAAGGGCGTCCGGAGAGTACTGTCCGGACAGTCATCCGGGAAGTGGTATGTTTGGCTTCTGGATAGCAGTCGAGATCAAAGTGGGTGATCCCGAAgcctggtaaatggtccgggccctTGGTAAATGGTACGGGACCTCGACAAACGGAAAGGGACctgggtaaacgaacccgggtcgattctccaaggttggcaggataaagcatccgcGATCCTGACTGCGTCACAGGAATTGTGGGAGTTGTCCCCTCGTTTCCcttgcagaaaaggccacctcgggattgtacgccgttAGTTTGGTCCTACGCAACCACTAATTTGACCAATCTTGTCCCCCGAGTCTGCCTCGTAACTCAAAATGCCCAGACCAAAGCTCCAATTTGTCGCATGATGGAtatggtttgggctggcccagtgGATTCAGATTAATATTTTTCTTTCGCgttttaatcctttgtattgggcttccgatagaggaGCCAACattatttatacctttattgggcccggatcagcccagcccaagcccagtgcacctgTGAACCTATAAGTACAAGCAACAGAGCACTGAAGAAGGGATCTCTTTTTAGCGTGTATACAGTTACTttgctaaaacttgtagaaaactccattgttttagattctctaagctccaatacaactgactcgtggactaaggctcattaacgccccaaccacgtaaaaatccagCTTACAACTTCTAGACCCTTTCTCCCTAATCTCTCTTATCTTTTTTtattctagtttccaaaaaactcggtaaacattttggttcattcattgagagcctgagaaagctagtgttgacatcaaacctctacaacaa contains the following coding sequences:
- the LOC133791540 gene encoding L10-interacting MYB domain-containing protein-like; the protein is MASEGEVTQGKSKAIWDPPTHEKWIDLAVEEVRAGNRNGSHLSKLGWKNFIEKFNLATKRNYDRKQMKNHWDNVKKEWQLWDSLLRGETGLGWDIQRQTVDAPDEWWDAKLQKYPDAAKFRVRGLEHSFKLDELFRDVTATGARAWAPTSGSLPPLYTEDHNDIEIDENLEESDHEGVGDPMKKETKLLGPNRKQFKKGKKNNSTTSKLSKQLDEICEAIKNRSSYIRTDPPGCSVQEVIDKLVTLPDCEPMSPLFKVGTSLFTKKANREIFVALKEPKYQIEWLKEQEFDF
- the LOC133791541 gene encoding protein ALP1-like, whose amino-acid sequence is MDSDTNSEDMNEEYIQQVIAEEMEIDELVLVVARTSVYYNNFLVKEPCRNSPHTGWKFMMEIMDGNGRRCHEMFRMEKHVFCKLCDRLRSYGLKSSKGVRLEESVGMFMMILGHGAGNRMIQEHFQHSGETVSRHFSNVLEKMSMLALDEIRPPEDFDEVPYYIRNNPRYWPYFKDCIGAIDGTHVRVSLPVDKQIPYIGRKGCPTQNIMAVCGFDMLFTFVWAGWEGTAHDTRIFLEALRNTHLNFPKPPNGKYYLVDAGYPNIKGYLAPYKGTRYHLPQFQQGSQPSGSKEVFNHAHSSLRSVIERCFGVWKARWEILQRMPNYKFDKQVAIVTASMALHNFIRRETINDIEFPSCDETNDDFVNDDNPNINLVRDESEMGVIRDKIAAELMLK